A window of the Helianthus annuus cultivar XRQ/B chromosome 4, HanXRQr2.0-SUNRISE, whole genome shotgun sequence genome harbors these coding sequences:
- the LOC110936367 gene encoding uncharacterized protein LOC110936367: MDELVGGPLFDGIGNTFRKKRTQTCRRPKPEVQALPENHDHASLSSTPSDDAGKISSDENAVDANPKRKVFNLNQCATKTEGEYSRKRAQMNDGKYNSNGGLIDANEGGNDNKLKKVKLKVGGVTRTIQPNTSFGASKNSGSLDSSRSRPKLILQDNSDEDDSPALSKKIGLQGIPWKDFSKGGFTLGRENTSMGKNSGAKEKSDRARKSKRIPKKRVLDGDFIEEEDDDEIRYLEKLKTVRVAAASRDYDDESSKKHRSLSRVSKEDPSVLRSGRDSVSADTDYEEEDLVLSDHENEGNKGKKPRKDSPDSPNETKKETTLTSRQRALLSGRDSASAATQIEFPNGLPPAPPRKQKEKLTEVEQQLKKAEAAERRRIQNEKAARESEAEAIRKILGQDSSRKKREDKLKKRQEELAQEKAANAKTLAPSTIRTVMGPTGTTVAFAENIGLPHIFDPKPTCYPPPREKCAGPDCTNAYKYRDSKSNLPLCSLQCYKAVNARMESEANR, encoded by the exons ATGGACGAGTTGGTGGGAGGTCCTCTGTTTGACGGCATCGGGAATACCTTTAGAAAAAAGAGGACACAAACCTGCAGAAGGCCTAAACCAGAGGTTCAAGCTTTACCTGAAAATCATGATCATGCATCTCTATCATCAACACCATCAGATGATGCTGGAAAGATATCGAGCGATGAGAATGCTGTTGATGCTAATCCTAAGAGAAAAGTATTTAATCTTAATCAATGTGCTACTAAAACGGAAGGTGAATACTCACGTAAGAGAGCTCAAATGAATGATGGGAAATATAATAGTAATGGAGGTTTGATAGATGCAAATGAAGGTGGAaatgataacaaattaaagaaagTCAAACTTAAGGTAGGTGGTGTGACTCGGACTATTCAACCCAACACCAGTTTTGGAGCTTCAAAGAATTCAGGATCTTTAGATTCCTCTCGTTCCAGGCCAAAATTAATACTACAG GACAATTCCGACGAAGACGATTCTCCTGCCCTAAGTAAAAAGATCGGTTTACAAGGGATTCCTTGGAAGGATTTCTCAAAGGGCGGCTTTACTCTCGGGAGAGAAAACACTTCAATGGGCAAGAATTCGGGAGCAAAAGAGAAATCGGATCGGGCCCGGAAGAGCAAAAGGATACCGAAGAAACGGGTCCTAGATGGTGATTTCATTGAAGAAGAAGACGACGATGAGATACGGTATCTTGAAAAACTCAAGACGGTTAGGGTTGCTGCTGCAAGCAGAGATTATGACGATGAGTCGAGTAAGAAACACAGGAGTCTTTCTAGGGTTTCTAAAGAAGATCCGAGCGTGTTGAGATCAGGTAGGGATAGTGTATCTGCTGATACCGATTACGAGGAGGAAGATTTGGTATTATCTGATCATGAAAATGAAGGAAATAAAGGAAAGAAACCGAGGAAGGATTCTCCCGATTCTCCAAATGAAACCAAGAAGGAAACAACCCTCACTTCACGCCAACGGGCCCTACTTTCTGGTCGGGATTCCGCATCTGCTGCTACTCAAATCGAGTTTCCAAATGGATTGCCACCTGCCCCTCCTCGAA AGCAAAAAGAGAAACTTACAGAAGTGGAGCAGCAACTTAAGAAAGCTGAGGCTGCTGAAAGGCGCAGGATTCAGAATGAGAAAGCAGCTCGGGAATCAGAG GCTGAAGCAATCAGGAAGATACTTGGTCAAGATTCAAGTCGGAAGAAACGAGAAGACAAACTAAAGAAGCGCCAGGAAGAGTTGGCTCAG GAAAAGGCTGCCAATGCAAAAACGCTAGCACCGAGCACTATTCGAACTGTTATGGGGCCAACTGGAACTACTGTTGCATTTGCTGAAAATATTGGCCTGCCTCATATTTTTGACCCCAAACCCACCTG TTATCCTCCTCCAAGGGAAAAATGCGCTGGACCAGATTGTACCAATGCGTACAAGTATCGAGATTCGAAATCAAACCTACCTCTTTGTAGCCTCCAATGTTATAAAGCAGTTAATGCGAGGATGGAGTCTGAAGCCAACCGCTAG